Proteins encoded within one genomic window of Desulfobacterales bacterium:
- a CDS encoding TRAP transporter large permease, producing the protein MSPAMIGIIGLMAFFALLVVRMPVAMAMLVTGFVGIAAINGLPAAYATLSAESFEISSYLELSVVPLFVFMGNLAGLSGMSADLYNAAYAWAGHRRGGLAAATIIGCAGFAALSGSSFASAVTMGRVALPEMKRYKYADSLAAGSVAAGGTLGILIPPSSGFVIYAILTEQSIAKLFIAGVFPGILLTILFLATISIATRIRPELGPAGPRVSLGEKLATLRRAGTIVLIVLVTIGGIYGGVMTPVEASGVGAFLTLMVALVRRSLHMESFKIVILQTLRTTALTFMILIGAHVFIPFMALSRIPDNLVTYLTHLDFGPAGILMIVLATYIILGMFLEGIAMLVLTLPVVFPVMLELGYSPIWFGVMVVIVLEMGLISPPVGVNVFVVKGVAPDVSLNTIFRGIWPFWLAMLVCLLILVAFPQIALFLPDRMF; encoded by the coding sequence ATGTCCCCTGCAATGATCGGAATTATCGGCCTGATGGCATTTTTCGCATTGCTGGTTGTGCGCATGCCGGTTGCCATGGCGATGCTGGTGACCGGGTTTGTGGGAATTGCCGCGATAAACGGACTGCCGGCCGCCTATGCCACGCTGAGTGCCGAGTCGTTTGAAATTTCATCATATCTGGAACTCAGCGTTGTTCCGCTGTTCGTATTTATGGGAAATCTGGCGGGTCTGTCCGGCATGAGCGCCGATCTTTATAATGCCGCCTACGCCTGGGCCGGGCACCGCCGGGGCGGACTGGCCGCAGCCACCATCATCGGGTGTGCGGGATTTGCCGCGCTGAGCGGGTCGTCCTTTGCCTCGGCCGTGACCATGGGGCGGGTCGCATTGCCGGAGATGAAGCGGTATAAATACGCCGACAGCCTGGCCGCCGGAAGCGTCGCCGCCGGCGGCACCCTGGGGATCCTGATCCCGCCGTCCTCGGGCTTTGTGATTTACGCCATCCTGACCGAACAATCCATTGCCAAACTCTTCATCGCCGGCGTGTTTCCGGGTATATTGCTGACGATTCTGTTTTTAGCAACGATATCGATCGCAACCCGCATCCGGCCAGAGCTGGGACCGGCCGGTCCCCGGGTGAGCCTGGGCGAGAAGCTGGCAACGCTGCGGCGGGCCGGTACCATCGTCCTGATCGTCCTGGTGACCATCGGCGGGATTTACGGGGGCGTCATGACGCCGGTAGAAGCATCGGGGGTGGGCGCTTTTCTCACGCTGATGGTTGCGCTGGTCCGCCGTTCGCTGCATATGGAAAGTTTTAAAATCGTTATTTTGCAGACGCTGCGGACAACGGCCCTTACGTTCATGATTCTGATCGGGGCGCATGTGTTTATCCCCTTTATGGCGCTTTCCCGAATTCCCGACAACCTCGTGACATATCTGACCCACCTGGATTTTGGTCCTGCAGGCATTCTCATGATTGTGCTGGCCACCTACATCATACTGGGGATGTTTCTGGAAGGGATCGCCATGCTGGTCCTGACGCTGCCGGTGGTATTTCCGGTGATGCTGGAGCTGGGATACAGCCCGATCTGGTTCGGGGTCATGGTGGTGATCGTACTGGAAATGGGCCTGATCAGTCCGCCGGTGGGGGTGAATGTGTTCGTGGTTAAAGGGGTTGCGCCGGATGTCTCCCTGAATACCATTTTCAGAGGGATCTGGCCGTTCTGGCTGGCCATGCTGGTTTGCCTGCTCATCCTGGTTGCGTTTCCGCAGATCGCCCTTTTTTTGCCGGACAGGATGTTTTAA
- a CDS encoding TRAP transporter small permease — protein sequence MTALKTDSTNRCLDRLDRIVRSTALWGGGLMLVGLMGLTVVDVILRYLFNAPIYGARDVAKLILLVMVALSVAYSARTGGQISIEVFSAMMGPRLLRWIEVLVRFVATAMLLVLTWRLWHSGQNAGRFGEASLALQIPFKPFYFILAVGMLLYAAVLIAEIPLYWRNRTTNIMPPSI from the coding sequence ATGACAGCGCTTAAGACAGACAGCACGAACCGATGCCTTGACCGGCTGGACCGGATCGTCCGTTCAACGGCCCTTTGGGGCGGCGGCCTGATGCTGGTGGGCCTGATGGGACTGACCGTTGTGGATGTCATCCTGCGCTATCTTTTTAATGCGCCTATTTACGGCGCCCGGGATGTGGCTAAACTGATCCTGCTGGTCATGGTGGCACTTTCCGTTGCATACAGCGCACGCACGGGCGGGCAAATTTCAATAGAGGTGTTCAGCGCCATGATGGGGCCGCGCCTGTTGCGATGGATAGAAGTGCTTGTCCGTTTCGTCGCAACCGCCATGCTGCTGGTCTTGACATGGCGTCTGTGGCACAGCGGTCAAAACGCCGGAAGATTCGGCGAAGCGTCTCTGGCCCTGCAGATACCCTTTAAACCTTTTTATTTTATTTTAGCTGTGGGCATGCTTCTTTACGCGGCGGTGTTGATTGCGGAGATTCCGCTGTATTGGCGCAACCGCACAACCAACATTATGCCCCCCTCAATTTAA